The Streptomyces sp. NBC_00459 DNA segment TGTACGCGTCGGTGTTCGGGGCGGTGCTGGCGTCCATGCGGTCGATCGACACCCGGCTCGTCGTCTTCGACACTGCTGTCGTCGACCTCACCGATCAGCTCGACGATCCGGTGGACGTGCTGTTCGGTACGCAGCTCGGCGGCGGTACGGACATCAACAGGGCGCTCGCGTACTGCCAGTCGCAGATCACCCGGCCCGCCGAGACCGTCGTCGTGCTGATCAGCGACCTCTACGAGGGCGGCATACGTGACGAGATGCTGAAGCGGGTCGCCGCGATGAAGGCGTCCGGGGTGCAGTTCGTGACGCTGCTCGCGCTGTCGGACGAGGGGGCGCCGGCGTACGACAGGGAGCATGCGGCGGCACTCGCGGCGCTGGGCGCACCGGCGTTCGCCTGCACGCCCGACCTGTTCCCGGACATCATGGCCGCGGCGATCGAGAAGCGCCCGCTGCCGATCCCCGACACCCAGTGAGCTCATTGAGCCCGTTGAGCCGAGGGAACCGAGTGAGCAAAGGATCATGAGGGCGGGCGCTTCGGTCGGCAAAAAGGACATGAGTGCGCATCGGTAACGGGGGACTTGCGCGACCTTGGGAGGGCCGTGCGAGGATCGGCGCCGCCTCGTCCTGCTCCTCGCTGTTCCTTGACGCTCGTGGTTCCTTGACGCCTGCCGTCGTATCGCCGCCCGGAAGAGTCCGTCCTCTTGAACTGGCCAGCCGCCCTGCCCGTTGCCGTACTGCGTGTGACGCGTACGGCGGCGGGGCGGCGCGCGTTGCGGGTGGCGGTGCTGGTCGGCGGGCTGTTCGCGTTCGGGTTCCTCTGCGGGGAGCGGGCGCACGCGGCGGAGGGCGCGCCGCCGGTGCGCGTCGATGTGGTTCGGCCGGTGGTCGAGAAGGTCGGTCCACCGGCCGGCGGTCTGGTGACGGCCGTTGCCAAGAGGCCGGCGGAGGTTCCGTCGTCGGAGCCGACGTCGCCCGTCTTGCCGACGCTTCCTGAAGTCTCTGCGTTACCCGTGCTTCCGGAACTTTCCGTGCTTCCGGAACTTCCCGAGTTGCCGGCGCTTCCGGAAATTCCTGAGCCGCCCGTGCTTCCGGGACTGCCCGCGTCGCCTACCGTCCCCTCTTCTCCTCCCTCTCCTGGCTCTCCTCCCTCTCCTGTCTCTTCGGCCCCTCCGGCCTCTGCCGTCCCGAACCCTCCCTCTTCCGCCACCGGCACCTCGTCCCCGGTACCCCCCTCGCCGCTGAAGACCCCGCCGACGCACGCTGCCGGTGCGGATCAGGGCGGAGTGCCGTACGGCCCTCGGTTCCCCGTTCGGGTCGGCGGTGCTGTGGACGTCGGTGGCGTGGTGGTGGCGGATGGCAGGGGTGGCGTGGATGTCTCGCGGGCGTCTGTGCGTCGGGCGCCCGGGGACATGCCGAACGGGGTGCCCCACGGGGCGCTCGGTGACCGGGCGGTCGTCGACAGTGGTGGTCCCCGGCACGGTGGCCAAGGAGACGGGCATGCCGTCGCGCTGGACCAGCGGACGCCGGTGTGCCTCGCACTGGTGCTCGCCCCGGTCGCCGCCGGTGCCGAGGCCAGGAACAGGTATCGGGACATTCCGGTGAGCCCCGCCTAGGCAGGGCTTCCCCTCCGTTCCGGCGCCGTGCGCGAAACCCGTCCCACCTGGGCCGAAAGAGTGCGCGACAACTGCACGGAGTGCCAGCCGGGTGCCCGACCGTCGCGGCCGCTCCGCGCAGCGGCACTTCACGCACCCGACCTCCGCACGCCCGACGTGCGGATCTTCCGGACTCCGCCAGGACAGCCCCCGTACGGCCGAATGCCATCGGTCGGGTCAGGGCGTGCCCGGCGGACGGCGGTGAGCGGTCCTCCAGGGGTGGGGACCGCTTGCCGGAGGACCGTCAAAGCCGTTGGCGGGCCTTCCCGAGGCCTCACCGGGCCCACCCCAGCCCGGTGAGGCCTCACCTTTGCACCCCTATGCATGCGTAACGCGTCTTTACGCCCCTCGCGCGGGCCGATCAAGGGCCGTCAGTGGCACTCTGTGACAGGTATCACCGCTCAGGTGTGATTCCTGATTTAGGGACCTGCGGGGTGCGGCGATAACCTGCGAGACGGACATGCCGCGCGCTCGGACATCGTGTGCGCCACCCTTGTGACACAGCGGACGTCACGTTGCCCATCGCGGCACGCCCACGCAGACAACGAACCGCGAGATCACTGATAGGGACGGACGCGCGTGGACCTGTTCGAGTACCAGGCGAGGGACCTCTTCGCCAAGCACGGTGTACCGGTGCTGGCCGGTGAAGTCATCGACACGCCTGAGGCGGCACGCGCGGCGACCGAGCGTCTGGGCGGCAAGTCCGTCGTCAAGGCGCAGGTGAAGGTCGGTGGGCGTGGAAAGGCCGGCGGCGTGAAGCTCGCCGCCACCCCGGACGAGGCCGTCGCCCGCGCGACGGACATCCTCGGCATGGACATCAAGGGCCACACGGTCCACAAGGTGATGATCGCCGAGACCGCGCCCGAGATCGTCGAGGAGTACTACGTCTCGTACCTCCTCGACCGCACCAACCGCACCTTCCTCGCCATGGCGTCCGTACAGGGCGGCGTGGAGATCGAGGTCGTCGCGGAGGAGAACCCCGAGGCCCTCGCGAAGGTCCCGGTCGACGCCAACGAGGGCGTGAGCATCGAGAAGGCCCGTGAGATCGTCGCGCAGGCGAAGTTCCCGGCCGAGGTCGCCGAGCAGGTCGCCGAGATCCTCGTGACCCTGTGGGACACCTTCATCAAGGAGGACGCCCTCCTCGTCGAGGTCAACCCCCTCGCGAAGGTCGCCTCCGGCAAGGTCATCGCCCTCGACGGCAAGGTCTCCCTGGACGAGAACGCGGAGTTCCGCCAGCCGGACCACGCCGCGCTCGAGGACAAGGACGCGGCCAACCCGCTGGAGGCCGCGGCCAAGGCCAAGAACCTCAACTACGTCAAGCTCGACGGTGAGGTCGGCATCATCGGCAACGGCGCGGGTCTCGTCATGAGCACCCTCGACGTCGTCGCCTACGCCGGTGAGAACCACGGTGGGGTCAAGCCCGCCAACTTCCTCGACATCGGCGGTGGCGCCTCCGCCGCCGTCATGGCGAACGGCCTGGAGATCATCCTCGGCGACCCGGACGTCAAGTCCGTGTTCGTCAACGTCTTCGGCGGCATCACCGCGTGCGACGAGGTCGCCAACGGCATCGTGCAGGCGCTGCAGCTGCTCGCGGACAAGGGCGAGGAAGTCTCCAAGCCCCTCGTCGTCCGCCTCGACGGCAACAACGCCGAGCTGGGTCGCAAGATCCTCTCCGACGCCAACCACCCGCTGGTCCAGCGTGTGGACACCATGGACGGCGCGGCCGACAAGGCCGCCGAGCTCGCGGCTGCGAAGTAAGGGAAGAGGGACAGAACAGCCATGGCTATCTTCCTGAACAAGGACAGCAAGATCATCGTCCAGGGCATGACCGGTGCCACGGGCATGAAGCACACCAAGCTCATGCTGGCGGACGGCTCCAACATCGTCGGCGGCGTGAACCCGCGCAAGGCGGGCACCTCCGTCGACATCGACGGCACCGAGATCCCGGTCTTCGGCACGGTCGCCGAGGCGATCGAGAAGACGGGCGCCAACGTATCGGTCCTCTTCGTACCGCCGGCCTTCGCCAAGGCCGCCGTGGTCGAGGCGATCGACGCGGAGATCCCCCTCGCGGTCGTCATCACCGAGGGCATCGCGGTCCACGACTCGGCCGCCTTCTGGGCGTACGCGCAGTCGAAGGGCAACAAGACCCGCATCATCGGCCCGAACTGCCCCGGTCTCATCACCCCGGGTCAGTCGAACGCCGGCATCATCCCGGGCGACATCACGAAGCCGGGCCGTATCGGCCTGGTCTCGAAGTCCGGCACGCTGACCTACCAGATGATGTACGAGCTGCGTGACATCGGCTTCTCGTCGGCCGTCGGCATCGGTGGCGACCCGGTCATCGGTACGACGCACATCGACGCGCTGGCCGCGTTCGAGGCGGACCCCGACACCGACCTGATCGTGATGATCGGTGAGATCGGTGGTGACGCGGAGGAGCGTGCCGCCGACTTCATCGCGAAGAACGTGACGAAGCCGGTCGTCGGTTACGTCGCCGGGTTCACCGCGCCCGAGGGCAAGACCATGGGCCACGCCGGTGCCATCGTCTCCGGCTCCTCCGGCACGGCTGCCGCGAAGAAGGAGGCCCTTGAGGCCGCCGGCGTCAAGGTCGGCAAGACGCCGACCGAGACGGCGAAGCTGGCGCGTGAGCTGCTCGCCGGCTGACGTTTCCCGGCTCTGCTGAGTTGAGTGTGAGTGGGCCCGTTCCCTTTGTCCGGGGCGGGCCCACTGGCGTTGGTGCCTGTGACCGCTCGAAGACCGCCCGAAGACTGCCTGAAGTCGGGCGGGCGGGGGTTCACCTCGGTTCCGGGTGCACCCTCCGCGGGCCGCTCGACGTCGTGTTCTCGAGTTTCTTGCGGA contains these protein-coding regions:
- the sucC gene encoding ADP-forming succinate--CoA ligase subunit beta, with product MDLFEYQARDLFAKHGVPVLAGEVIDTPEAARAATERLGGKSVVKAQVKVGGRGKAGGVKLAATPDEAVARATDILGMDIKGHTVHKVMIAETAPEIVEEYYVSYLLDRTNRTFLAMASVQGGVEIEVVAEENPEALAKVPVDANEGVSIEKAREIVAQAKFPAEVAEQVAEILVTLWDTFIKEDALLVEVNPLAKVASGKVIALDGKVSLDENAEFRQPDHAALEDKDAANPLEAAAKAKNLNYVKLDGEVGIIGNGAGLVMSTLDVVAYAGENHGGVKPANFLDIGGGASAAVMANGLEIILGDPDVKSVFVNVFGGITACDEVANGIVQALQLLADKGEEVSKPLVVRLDGNNAELGRKILSDANHPLVQRVDTMDGAADKAAELAAAK
- the sucD gene encoding succinate--CoA ligase subunit alpha, whose translation is MAIFLNKDSKIIVQGMTGATGMKHTKLMLADGSNIVGGVNPRKAGTSVDIDGTEIPVFGTVAEAIEKTGANVSVLFVPPAFAKAAVVEAIDAEIPLAVVITEGIAVHDSAAFWAYAQSKGNKTRIIGPNCPGLITPGQSNAGIIPGDITKPGRIGLVSKSGTLTYQMMYELRDIGFSSAVGIGGDPVIGTTHIDALAAFEADPDTDLIVMIGEIGGDAEERAADFIAKNVTKPVVGYVAGFTAPEGKTMGHAGAIVSGSSGTAAAKKEALEAAGVKVGKTPTETAKLARELLAG